A single Paenibacillus sp. FSL R5-0517 DNA region contains:
- a CDS encoding SPFH domain-containing protein, translating into MFGFRFAKFQPSEYVMKVKNGKVQRQGVGLSFYYYEPTTSVVVLPVSSVDVPFMFEEITADYQTVTVQGQLSYRIVDYLKITQSLNYTYNLRKNRYISDDPGKLDQRVITTAKVLTKKYLEKMPLKEAIQSSERLASSMKREVVQSEELEKLGVELMSLSILAILPNKETMRALEAQAREEILRQADEALYVRRNASIEQERRVKENELNTEIAVETKKQQIRETQLHAERSVKQKQNEMEQEQLQFNTAMEERKQQLIELTIANHNAEADAKAYEIAAVMNSLQNVQPNVLQAMANMGMNSDKLIALAFQELAENAGKIGQLNISPDLLQGLMSPAPGRDQGGRGR; encoded by the coding sequence ATGTTTGGATTCCGATTTGCGAAGTTCCAACCCAGTGAATATGTAATGAAAGTGAAAAATGGCAAGGTACAACGTCAAGGTGTGGGATTGTCTTTCTATTATTATGAGCCGACCACATCGGTAGTGGTGCTGCCCGTGTCCTCGGTGGATGTACCATTCATGTTCGAAGAGATTACGGCGGACTATCAGACCGTTACAGTGCAGGGACAACTGAGCTATCGCATTGTAGATTATTTGAAAATAACACAGAGCCTGAATTACACGTACAATTTGCGCAAGAATCGGTATATTTCCGACGACCCCGGCAAACTGGATCAACGGGTAATCACCACAGCGAAAGTACTAACTAAGAAATATCTGGAGAAAATGCCGTTGAAGGAGGCCATTCAATCCAGTGAACGGCTGGCAAGCAGCATGAAACGTGAAGTTGTGCAGAGTGAAGAGTTGGAGAAACTGGGCGTTGAGCTGATGAGTCTATCCATCCTGGCCATTTTGCCCAATAAAGAGACGATGCGTGCATTGGAAGCACAAGCGCGGGAAGAGATTTTGCGTCAGGCTGATGAAGCGCTGTATGTGCGTCGCAATGCATCAATTGAACAGGAACGCCGAGTGAAGGAGAACGAACTGAACACCGAAATTGCCGTGGAGACAAAGAAACAGCAAATTCGTGAGACCCAACTGCATGCAGAACGCTCGGTGAAACAGAAACAAAACGAGATGGAGCAGGAGCAGCTTCAGTTCAATACAGCGATGGAGGAACGTAAGCAGCAACTGATTGAATTGACCATTGCCAATCACAATGCCGAGGCAGATGCCAAAGCGTATGAGATTGCTGCCGTGATGAACTCATTGCAAAATGTACAACCAAATGTACTGCAAGCGATGGCAAACATGGGCATGAATTCCGATAAGCTGATTGCACTTGCATTCCAGGAGCTGGCTGAAAATGCAGGCAAGATCGGACAGCTTAATATCTCGCCGGATCTGTTGCAGGGGTTGATGTCTCCCGCGCCGGGCAGAGATCAGGGAGGTAGAGGGCGATGA
- a CDS encoding ABC transporter ATP-binding protein, translating to MEMLQVSALSKVYQGKVQTQALSDIHLTIKQGEFVGIMGPSGSGKTTLLNMVSTIDEPSSGKVLINGMNPFDMKKKELAMFRRRELGFVFQDFNLLDTLTVAENIVLPLTLDKVKLKEMESRLQRITTKLGIDHILDKRVYEISGGQRQRTAIARSMINMPSIVLADEPTGALDSTSSQAVMESLEQINQQEKTTIMLVTHDPLAASYCNRIVFIKDGKLAAEVHRGDNRQTFFQRIIDTLSFWGGNSHELSSVRV from the coding sequence ATGGAAATGTTACAAGTATCAGCACTAAGCAAAGTATATCAGGGCAAAGTGCAGACTCAAGCCCTTAGTGATATTCATCTGACAATCAAGCAAGGTGAGTTTGTGGGCATTATGGGCCCGTCCGGCAGTGGCAAAACCACATTGTTAAACATGGTCTCTACCATTGATGAACCCAGCTCAGGCAAGGTGCTGATTAATGGCATGAACCCGTTTGATATGAAAAAGAAAGAACTTGCCATGTTCCGGCGGCGGGAACTCGGGTTTGTCTTTCAGGATTTCAATCTGTTGGACACGCTGACGGTTGCCGAGAATATTGTACTTCCATTGACACTGGACAAGGTCAAACTGAAGGAGATGGAGAGTAGACTACAACGCATTACAACCAAGCTTGGGATTGATCATATTCTGGATAAACGGGTGTACGAAATCTCGGGCGGTCAGCGACAGCGCACAGCCATTGCGAGATCCATGATCAATATGCCTTCAATTGTATTGGCGGATGAACCTACGGGCGCATTGGATTCCACTTCATCTCAGGCTGTCATGGAGTCGCTTGAACAGATTAATCAGCAGGAGAAAACGACCATTATGCTTGTGACACACGATCCCCTTGCAGCAAGTTATTGCAATCGAATCGTATTCATCAAGGACGGGAAACTGGCAGCGGAGGTACACCGCGGAGATAATCGGCAGACGTTCTTCCAGCGGATCATTGATACGTTATCCTTCTGGGGAGGGAATTCACATGAGCTTTCCTCAGTTCGCGTTTAA
- a CDS encoding response regulator transcription factor: protein MQSILLVEDDAKLAGLLAAYLNRNGFQVQVTGDFRHVLDEFVMMEPDLVLMDVNLPQFDGYYWCRQIRTHSICPILFISARDSGMDQIMALEHGADDYITKPFQYEVVLAKVRSQLRRAYGSYAAVQQEVKVNNGPMILYPERFVLEYDERSTELTQKEAILVQALMVKAGRVVSREKLLEQMWEDQHFIDDNTLNVYITRVRRKLKELGAEEILETVRGAGYRVLDLGASAQGQGK from the coding sequence ATGCAATCGATATTGTTGGTTGAAGATGATGCCAAGCTTGCAGGATTGCTGGCGGCTTATCTGAACCGAAATGGATTCCAGGTACAGGTCACCGGTGATTTTCGTCATGTATTGGATGAGTTCGTGATGATGGAACCGGATCTTGTGCTGATGGATGTGAACTTGCCTCAATTTGATGGCTACTATTGGTGCAGACAGATACGTACACATTCCATATGTCCCATTTTATTCATATCTGCTCGGGATAGCGGCATGGATCAGATTATGGCATTGGAACATGGAGCGGATGATTATATTACAAAACCTTTTCAATATGAAGTTGTGCTTGCCAAAGTCCGCAGTCAGCTGCGCAGAGCCTATGGTTCTTACGCTGCTGTGCAGCAGGAAGTGAAAGTGAATAACGGTCCCATGATTCTCTATCCTGAGCGATTCGTATTGGAATATGATGAACGCTCAACAGAACTGACTCAGAAGGAAGCGATACTGGTGCAAGCGCTGATGGTGAAGGCAGGTCGAGTGGTCAGCCGGGAAAAATTGCTAGAACAGATGTGGGAAGATCAGCATTTTATTGATGATAATACGTTGAATGTCTATATTACACGTGTACGTCGGAAGTTGAAGGAACTGGGAGCAGAAGAGATTTTGGAGACGGTTCGCGGAGCGGGTTATCGCGTGTTGGATCTGGGCGCTTCTGCACAAGGACAAGGGAAATGA
- a CDS encoding ABC transporter permease: MSFPQFAFNNIRRNGRAYIAFFLSSVFMVMIFFAYAVFIYHPYVTELPMGDTTAMGMQVASIIVYVFAFFFVMYSISAFLKSRNKEFGILTILGAEPGQIRKLIILENMLIGCLSIIAGIGGGMLLSKLFLMLTTRFIGMDDLPFYFPVKAILITIGAFLLLFFCISLFTLIFIGNKRTLELLTGTNKPKKEPKASWFFSLLGLTLLTIGFVVLRSKLSGGTILLAAVTGIAGTYFFYSQLSVLIIRVLKRNRKTVWHGTRLLWISEMSYKMKDNARMLFMVTVVIAIASMSAVVILSLDQENREQFTNNDFAIQYNVYTPTDQMDMSAINSALEAAGLDYQQMYLEYFWSDADQSAVSVMPLSHYNRFNTILGKETFQLDSNSALFVDSRNEKDQAQIDRNRFHNFSEGDTLTLNLEAGPMQARVTATDVEPRFATLIYSTGVVVLPDEKFEEITQQVHENRLSGKVLYQIPAWGHAVPDRHSSEAMVSDQLLSSADTIRSDNASDENYSGYLSTRYGDFERFRQGTALFTFLGIFIGLIFSISSASFLYFRLHTDLEADGKMVHSLSKMGLSFQEMKRSSTVQIAILFFLPIGVAIIETLVVVKPFLTEFGITNYTMPVLTVFGAFVLAQTFYFIVIRSRYIASLRKMMV; encoded by the coding sequence ATGAGCTTTCCTCAGTTCGCGTTTAATAACATTCGCCGCAATGGGCGAGCGTATATTGCTTTTTTTCTAAGCAGTGTGTTTATGGTCATGATTTTCTTCGCTTATGCAGTGTTCATCTATCATCCGTATGTGACAGAGTTGCCGATGGGTGACACAACTGCTATGGGGATGCAGGTGGCTTCGATCATTGTATATGTGTTTGCATTTTTCTTTGTCATGTATTCCATCAGTGCTTTTCTCAAATCACGGAACAAGGAGTTTGGCATTCTAACCATACTTGGTGCGGAGCCTGGACAGATTCGGAAATTAATTATATTGGAAAATATGTTGATCGGCTGTCTTTCCATTATTGCGGGTATCGGCGGAGGCATGTTGTTGTCGAAGCTGTTCCTGATGTTAACCACTCGTTTTATCGGGATGGATGATCTGCCCTTCTATTTTCCGGTGAAAGCGATTCTGATTACGATCGGGGCATTTCTGTTATTATTTTTCTGCATTTCACTTTTCACATTGATATTTATCGGAAACAAACGGACGTTAGAGCTTTTGACAGGCACCAACAAACCTAAAAAAGAACCCAAAGCTTCGTGGTTTTTCTCACTTCTGGGCCTGACATTACTTACAATCGGATTTGTAGTACTCCGCAGTAAATTGAGCGGCGGTACGATCTTACTCGCAGCAGTAACAGGCATCGCGGGGACGTATTTTTTCTACTCACAACTTTCCGTGCTCATTATACGGGTATTAAAGCGTAATCGTAAAACGGTATGGCACGGTACTCGTCTGTTATGGATCTCAGAGATGAGTTACAAAATGAAGGATAATGCTCGCATGCTCTTTATGGTGACCGTGGTCATTGCGATTGCTTCGATGAGTGCAGTTGTGATTTTGTCACTGGATCAAGAGAACCGGGAGCAATTTACCAATAACGATTTTGCAATCCAGTACAATGTGTACACACCTACGGATCAAATGGATATGAGCGCTATTAATTCAGCACTTGAAGCCGCAGGCTTGGATTATCAGCAAATGTATCTAGAGTACTTCTGGTCGGATGCGGATCAGAGTGCTGTCTCGGTTATGCCACTTAGTCACTACAACCGATTCAATACAATTCTAGGAAAAGAGACATTCCAATTGGATTCAAATTCAGCATTGTTCGTAGATTCCCGGAATGAGAAGGATCAGGCTCAGATCGATCGCAACAGGTTTCACAATTTTTCGGAAGGAGACACATTGACCTTGAATCTAGAAGCTGGCCCAATGCAAGCAAGAGTTACAGCTACAGATGTGGAGCCAAGGTTTGCAACCTTAATCTATTCAACAGGTGTAGTTGTCCTCCCGGATGAGAAGTTTGAAGAGATTACACAACAGGTCCATGAAAATAGGTTATCTGGCAAAGTTCTGTATCAGATTCCTGCCTGGGGTCATGCAGTACCTGACCGGCACTCCTCGGAAGCCATGGTTAGCGATCAGTTACTTTCGTCCGCAGATACCATTCGAAGCGATAATGCTTCGGATGAGAATTACTCCGGATATCTGAGTACACGGTACGGTGATTTTGAAAGATTCAGACAGGGGACAGCACTATTTACCTTCTTGGGCATATTTATCGGATTGATCTTCTCCATCTCTTCAGCAAGCTTTCTGTATTTCAGACTGCATACCGATCTTGAAGCGGATGGAAAGATGGTGCATTCTCTTTCGAAAATGGGTCTCAGTTTCCAGGAGATGAAACGATCATCCACCGTTCAGATTGCTATTCTGTTCTTTTTACCGATCGGGGTAGCTATCATTGAAACGTTGGTCGTGGTTAAGCCATTTCTTACTGAATTCGGTATTACCAATTATACGATGCCGGTGTTGACTGTATTTGGTGCCTTTGTACTTGCACAGACGTTTTATTTCATCGTTATACGTTCGAGATATATCGCTTCTCTGCGCAAAATGATGGTGTAA
- a CDS encoding sensor histidine kinase, protein MKLFLKDHQMLVGFYVLQMLLVPCVYWLSGEDRPMKIILYGMLISTVVLLVYLVVRYFQLRAYYHLLQQPRKWVNESFQTLGNSVVAEAIQELLHELERNRQNEIGQLRTSKEQQVVFMNRWVHQMKTPLSIIQLTLEDVEDETAGSIQDELDKMRKGLEMVLHSSRLEQFEGDFRVELLSLQEVLRSSIAENRRLFIRRGIKPDIRMEEDLKIYSDSKWLRFMFTQILTNAVNYSDSKSGKKVIITGYQQEERTILDIQDEGIGISSEDIHRVFNPYFTGERGRQYHESTGMGLYLVREISARLDNRVELFSELNKGTLVRFSWVHTKVPQ, encoded by the coding sequence ATGAAACTTTTTCTGAAAGACCACCAGATGTTAGTTGGATTTTATGTGCTGCAGATGCTGCTTGTTCCGTGTGTATATTGGCTCTCTGGTGAAGATCGTCCGATGAAAATTATCCTCTATGGCATGCTGATTAGTACCGTTGTGTTACTGGTCTATCTGGTCGTACGTTACTTCCAGCTACGAGCGTATTATCATCTACTTCAACAACCACGTAAATGGGTAAACGAGTCTTTTCAGACCCTTGGAAATTCGGTTGTAGCTGAGGCTATCCAGGAATTGTTACACGAACTGGAGCGTAATCGGCAGAACGAGATTGGTCAGTTACGTACTAGCAAGGAACAGCAGGTGGTATTTATGAATCGCTGGGTTCATCAGATGAAGACACCGTTGTCTATTATCCAACTGACCTTGGAAGACGTGGAAGATGAGACAGCTGGCAGCATTCAGGATGAGCTGGATAAAATGCGTAAAGGACTTGAAATGGTCTTACATTCATCCCGGCTTGAACAGTTCGAAGGAGATTTTCGTGTGGAGCTGCTATCTCTGCAAGAGGTACTTCGGAGCAGCATTGCAGAGAACCGACGTTTGTTTATACGCAGAGGTATTAAGCCGGATATCCGCATGGAGGAAGATCTTAAGATCTATAGTGATTCCAAGTGGCTGCGGTTCATGTTCACCCAGATCCTGACCAATGCGGTGAACTATTCCGATAGCAAATCAGGCAAAAAAGTGATCATTACCGGCTACCAGCAGGAAGAACGTACCATCCTGGATATTCAGGATGAGGGAATCGGCATCTCGTCCGAGGATATTCATCGTGTGTTCAATCCCTATTTTACAGGTGAACGGGGCAGGCAATACCATGAATCTACGGGAATGGGATTATATCTGGTTCGTGAGATTAGTGCACGCCTGGATAACCGGGTAGAGTTGTTTTCAGAGCTGAATAAGGGAACATTGGTTAGATTCAGCTGGGTTCATACGAAAGTTCCGCAGTAA
- a CDS encoding sugar kinase yields MSEHKLILVKRRTRLEELVVRYNTVQQAQFYIERLGADFSDYMEEDRRYRLSVQQAQQQLGQLGRVQTIDREHVPNFIFGEQDIVVVVGQDGLVANTLKYVTEQPLIGVNPDPMRWDGVLLPFTVEDLSFIVPDVIRKQRTLKEVTLAKVELNDGQYLYGVNDLFIGRKTHVSARYEVRLGTSVEQQSSSGIIVSTGMGSTGWFKSVLAGATGIVGSAAWQNMNSEDEVAVASSSIHGSRQELNHFNWDAPYLYFSVREPFPSRTTAANLVFGQIHSKQPLHIVSQMPEDGVIFSDGVEQDFLEFNSGVEAIIGLAERRGRLVV; encoded by the coding sequence ATGAGCGAGCACAAGCTCATTCTAGTTAAGCGTCGGACCCGACTGGAAGAGTTGGTGGTTCGATATAACACGGTGCAGCAAGCTCAGTTTTATATCGAACGTCTGGGAGCCGACTTCAGTGATTATATGGAGGAAGACCGTCGTTATCGGTTATCTGTGCAGCAGGCGCAGCAGCAACTGGGGCAATTGGGTCGTGTACAGACCATTGATCGGGAACATGTGCCGAACTTTATTTTTGGAGAGCAGGATATCGTGGTTGTGGTTGGACAGGATGGGCTTGTAGCCAATACCCTCAAATACGTAACCGAGCAGCCGCTCATTGGCGTGAACCCGGACCCGATGCGGTGGGACGGGGTGTTATTACCTTTTACTGTGGAGGATCTAAGCTTCATTGTTCCTGATGTCATTCGAAAGCAACGGACTTTGAAAGAAGTCACTCTCGCCAAAGTGGAACTCAATGATGGACAGTATCTATATGGTGTCAACGATCTGTTCATTGGTCGGAAGACACATGTATCGGCACGTTATGAAGTGCGTTTGGGTACATCCGTAGAACAACAATCCTCCAGCGGTATCATTGTATCCACAGGCATGGGATCGACAGGTTGGTTCAAAAGTGTGCTGGCCGGGGCCACTGGAATTGTAGGATCGGCGGCGTGGCAGAACATGAATTCGGAAGATGAGGTTGCTGTAGCATCCTCATCCATTCATGGAAGCAGGCAGGAGCTGAATCATTTTAACTGGGATGCGCCGTACTTGTATTTCTCAGTACGTGAACCTTTTCCAAGCCGAACGACTGCGGCCAACCTGGTGTTTGGACAGATCCATTCGAAGCAACCATTGCACATTGTATCCCAGATGCCGGAGGACGGAGTTATTTTCAGCGATGGGGTTGAGCAGGACTTTCTTGAGTTCAACTCAGGGGTGGAGGCTATCATTGGTTTGGCAGAGAGAAGGGGGCGTCTCGTAGTCTGA